From the genome of Pelmatolapia mariae isolate MD_Pm_ZW linkage group LG12, Pm_UMD_F_2, whole genome shotgun sequence, one region includes:
- the si:dkey-178e17.3 gene encoding somatomedin-B and thrombospondin type-1 domain-containing protein isoform X1: MGAYGWSSARLGFVVWGFLAFFCGEFVPQAEAGCRERESPNCCTGRNNECFEYSRRKTVCYCDTYCQKTRDCCEDYQSVCQISAAIDCVVRSWGPWSSCTSSCGIGSTERSRQVSVPPRNGGTPCPDLKQRRGCFGNNAICSTAKEVAKILPNSFKRNFKDPWRRPHMLMKEEKASYCVHLQVKQASAACRLKLWTARLMRETAVCVECQSDAMAKSDRCGGDGVRGTRTFWSAASVPGCHGSWIRQFSSERCQCPDNSFLFV; the protein is encoded by the exons ATGGGAGCGTATGGATGGAGCTCAGCGCGTCTTGGCTTTGTCGTTTGGGgatttttggcatttttctgCGGAGAATTTGTCCCACAGGCTGAAGCAGGCTGCAGGGAGCGAGAGAGCCCAAACTGCTGCACCGGCCGGAACAACGAATGTTTTGAGTACTCCAGGAGGAAAACAGTGTGTTACTGCGATACCTACTGTCAGAAAACAAGAGACTGCTGCGAGGACTATCAGAGCGTTTGCCAAATATCTG CAGCCATTGACTGTGTGGTGAGATCATGGGGTCCCTGGTCATCATGCACATCTTCATGTGGAATTGGTAGCACGGAAAGGAGTCGCCAAGTATCTGTTCCCCCTAGAAATGGAGGTACACCCTGTCCTGATCTCAAACAACGTCGAGGATGCTTCGGAAATAACGCCATATGCAGCACCGCGAAAG AAGTCGCAAAAATCTTGCCTAATTCTTTCAAGAGGAACTTCAAGGACCCTTGGAGGAGACCACACATGCTGATGAAGGAGGAGAAGGCCAG TTACTGTGTGCATCTGCAAGTGAAACAGGCTAGCGCGGCATGTAGACTCAAACTGTGGACCGCTCGACTGATGAGAGAGACTGCTGTCTGTGTAGAGTGTCAAAGTGATGCCATGGCAAAGTCAGATCGCTGTGGAGGCGATGGTGTAAGGGGCACCAG GACCTTCTGGTCAGCAGCTTCAGTCCCGGGCTGTCACGGTTCCTGGATTCGACAGTTTTCTTCTGAGCGCTGCCAGTGTCCTGACAactctttcctctttgtttgA
- the si:dkey-178e17.3 gene encoding somatomedin-B and thrombospondin type-1 domain-containing protein isoform X2, whose amino-acid sequence MGAYGWSSARLGFVVWGFLAFFCGEFVPQAEAGCRERESPNCCTGRNNECFEYSRRKTVCYCDTYCQKTRDCCEDYQSVCQISAIDCVVRSWGPWSSCTSSCGIGSTERSRQVSVPPRNGGTPCPDLKQRRGCFGNNAICSTAKEVAKILPNSFKRNFKDPWRRPHMLMKEEKASYCVHLQVKQASAACRLKLWTARLMRETAVCVECQSDAMAKSDRCGGDGVRGTRTFWSAASVPGCHGSWIRQFSSERCQCPDNSFLFV is encoded by the exons ATGGGAGCGTATGGATGGAGCTCAGCGCGTCTTGGCTTTGTCGTTTGGGgatttttggcatttttctgCGGAGAATTTGTCCCACAGGCTGAAGCAGGCTGCAGGGAGCGAGAGAGCCCAAACTGCTGCACCGGCCGGAACAACGAATGTTTTGAGTACTCCAGGAGGAAAACAGTGTGTTACTGCGATACCTACTGTCAGAAAACAAGAGACTGCTGCGAGGACTATCAGAGCGTTTGCCAAATATCTG CCATTGACTGTGTGGTGAGATCATGGGGTCCCTGGTCATCATGCACATCTTCATGTGGAATTGGTAGCACGGAAAGGAGTCGCCAAGTATCTGTTCCCCCTAGAAATGGAGGTACACCCTGTCCTGATCTCAAACAACGTCGAGGATGCTTCGGAAATAACGCCATATGCAGCACCGCGAAAG AAGTCGCAAAAATCTTGCCTAATTCTTTCAAGAGGAACTTCAAGGACCCTTGGAGGAGACCACACATGCTGATGAAGGAGGAGAAGGCCAG TTACTGTGTGCATCTGCAAGTGAAACAGGCTAGCGCGGCATGTAGACTCAAACTGTGGACCGCTCGACTGATGAGAGAGACTGCTGTCTGTGTAGAGTGTCAAAGTGATGCCATGGCAAAGTCAGATCGCTGTGGAGGCGATGGTGTAAGGGGCACCAG GACCTTCTGGTCAGCAGCTTCAGTCCCGGGCTGTCACGGTTCCTGGATTCGACAGTTTTCTTCTGAGCGCTGCCAGTGTCCTGACAactctttcctctttgtttgA
- the snap29 gene encoding synaptosomal-associated protein 29 isoform X2, protein MAYPKSHNPFADDDDEEDFKPKSRGFDDEPSDSGLSEAERRQRCLQQEVMRTAQSAVDSSYRSLGLIYESEKMGVETAEELMRQGEAIKRTDKMLDNMDQDLKTSQRHINSIKSVWGGLVNYFKGTPETKPPPEQPKAYKASDRLQTALSSSRENEDKYQASHPNLRKLDTGGFGATASIDDGSSQQNGYPKNRYLKEAHQTLDKNLDEMCVGLGRLKNLGLGLQSEIDAQDDSIDGLLNKVDKMDTKIHNTNQQMKKL, encoded by the exons ATGGCCTACCCTAAATCCCACAACCCGTTTGCAGATGATGACGATGAGGAGGATTTCAAGCCTAAAAGTAGGGGGTTTGATGACGAGCCAAGTGACAGTGGGTTGAGTGAAGCAGAGAGGAGGCAGAGATGCCTCCAGCAGGAAGTGATGCGTACAGCGCAGTCTGCTGTGGATAGCAGTTACCGCTCACTTGGCCTCATCTATGAATCAGAGAAGATGGGTGTGGAAACTGCAGAG GAGCTGATGCGACAGGGTGAGGCTATAAAGAGGACAGACAAGATGCTGGATAACATGGATCAAGACCTGAAGACCAGTCAAAGGCACATTAACAGTATTAAGAGTGTGTGGGGCGGCCTTGTCAATTATTTTAAGGGAACGCCAGAGACAAAGCCACCACCTGAGCAGCCAAAGGCCTACAAGGCCAGTGATAG ATTACAGACTGCCTTGTCCAGCAGCAGAGAAAATGAAGATAAGTACCAAGCTAGCCACCCCAACCTAAGAAAACTGGATACGGGAG GATTTGGAGCTACTGCATCAATAGATGATGGCTCGTCTCAACAGAATGGATACCCTAAGAACAGATACCTGAAGGAGGCTCACCAGACTCTTGACAAAAATTTGG ATGAGATGTGTGTAGGCTTGGGTAGACTGAAGAATCTTGGGCTTGGTCTGCAGTCTGAAATTGATGCGCAGGACGACTCCATTGATGGTCTGCTAAATAAAGTGGACAAAATGGATACAAAGATCCACAACACAAACCAACAGatgaaaaaactgtaa
- the snap29 gene encoding synaptosomal-associated protein 29 isoform X1 produces MSPWCAFPLRKISCRDSVCATSSNAIERVQSADRATTASAAAPAVKGLSMAYPKSHNPFADDDDEEDFKPKSRGFDDEPSDSGLSEAERRQRCLQQEVMRTAQSAVDSSYRSLGLIYESEKMGVETAEELMRQGEAIKRTDKMLDNMDQDLKTSQRHINSIKSVWGGLVNYFKGTPETKPPPEQPKAYKASDRLQTALSSSRENEDKYQASHPNLRKLDTGGFGATASIDDGSSQQNGYPKNRYLKEAHQTLDKNLDEMCVGLGRLKNLGLGLQSEIDAQDDSIDGLLNKVDKMDTKIHNTNQQMKKL; encoded by the exons ATGTCGCCCTGGTGTGCGTTTCCTTTACGCAAGATCAGCTGTCGCGACAGCGTGTGTGCAACGTCATCAAACGCGATAGAAAGAGTTCAGTCAGCTGATAGAGCAACGACAGCGTCTGCCGCGGCTCCTGCGGTCAAAGGTTTGTCT ATGGCCTACCCTAAATCCCACAACCCGTTTGCAGATGATGACGATGAGGAGGATTTCAAGCCTAAAAGTAGGGGGTTTGATGACGAGCCAAGTGACAGTGGGTTGAGTGAAGCAGAGAGGAGGCAGAGATGCCTCCAGCAGGAAGTGATGCGTACAGCGCAGTCTGCTGTGGATAGCAGTTACCGCTCACTTGGCCTCATCTATGAATCAGAGAAGATGGGTGTGGAAACTGCAGAG GAGCTGATGCGACAGGGTGAGGCTATAAAGAGGACAGACAAGATGCTGGATAACATGGATCAAGACCTGAAGACCAGTCAAAGGCACATTAACAGTATTAAGAGTGTGTGGGGCGGCCTTGTCAATTATTTTAAGGGAACGCCAGAGACAAAGCCACCACCTGAGCAGCCAAAGGCCTACAAGGCCAGTGATAG ATTACAGACTGCCTTGTCCAGCAGCAGAGAAAATGAAGATAAGTACCAAGCTAGCCACCCCAACCTAAGAAAACTGGATACGGGAG GATTTGGAGCTACTGCATCAATAGATGATGGCTCGTCTCAACAGAATGGATACCCTAAGAACAGATACCTGAAGGAGGCTCACCAGACTCTTGACAAAAATTTGG ATGAGATGTGTGTAGGCTTGGGTAGACTGAAGAATCTTGGGCTTGGTCTGCAGTCTGAAATTGATGCGCAGGACGACTCCATTGATGGTCTGCTAAATAAAGTGGACAAAATGGATACAAAGATCCACAACACAAACCAACAGatgaaaaaactgtaa